CAAGTTTAACaagctttttttataatttgagtttagctttttaatctaaaaaggttttttaaaaagtttgactTTTATAGTAAACAAGTCGAGCTTTATATAGGCCAAACCAAAGGTCTTGGATAAACTATTCGGCTCATTTCCACCCCTAACAACAACTTGGAGGGAAACAGCTTAAGTGTtagtaaaagattaaaattaatcaataatctatttattattaattattaaatgtctTGGGTGGGTCGCAGGATTTTTCGGTTTCTTCTCGTCGGAGTTCGTCAGGGCAAAATAAAAGCAGGCGAAACGTAGTGTCGTTTTCCGTAGCGGCACGCTGCGTTCATAACCCCTCATTTTCATTGCGCAAAGAAGTAAAACCCCAACTTCCCTTTCGTCTCTGCCCTCACCTGCAGAACAGAACGCGTCGTCTCATTTCTCTCCGCATCGCCGTCGCAACAACACCGCCGAGAAGATAACCTCTTCAATCGGAAAATGAACGCTGATAACGGTTCCAGAGACGCCAAACTCGACAACCAACACGTTTCTCTCTTTCCACTTTTTTCTCTGTTCTCTCTCTTAGGAAACGAAATATACTGTAAATTGAAATTCGATTCCACTATTTAACGGGGAAGTTCAGTTCGCCGTTAGATTGCGTTGTTGACTTCACGCGACTAGGTCATACTAGGCTCGTAGGATAGTTAAATTGTTCTTCTATAAAGGATTAACCCTAACtatgttatttaatttgatgAGATTTTTTTATGCTCATTCTTTGGTTTTGTTCGATTTTGAAggcaaaagacaaagaaaaggaGGAACTCACCGAGAATATGAACAAGTTGCATATTGAAGGATCTTCGTCTGGGAGTGGATCATCTAGCTTCAGAAGAAAACCTGTCATCATTATAGTTGTGGGAATGGCAGGTGATTTtgcttttatattatttgatatGCTAAGTGTTGgaattgtttttcatttttacaatACTATGCTTTATGAACAAAGACTCGCAATAAATCTCATTTGTGTTTTTAGGGAGTGGGAAGACAACACTCATGCATAGGTTGGTATGCCATACACATTTGAAAGACATTCGGGGTTATGTGGTGAATCTCGATCCTGCCGTCATGACACTCCCATATGCTGCTAACATTGATGTGAGAGACACTGTTAAATACAAAGAAGTCATGAAGCAGTTTAACCTTGGCCCTAATGGTGGAATTTTGACTTCCCTGAACTTGTTTGCCACCAAGTTTGATGAGGTAAAGTTGGCTTATTAATCTCTGAAACTATTGTGAGTTGTGATATTCTTGTTAAATTAAGTTTTACCCACAAGGACATAGTACTCTTATCGGGTGATCTTATTTGTATAACtaatttatatttctaaatGTGAGATCTGGGCCTTCACAGGGGTTGTTCTATATACAAATCACtgcctctttttctttgattcagTGTTATTTTCCTATTGATTATGCTCTCCCGAATTTCTGACTCGAAACCCTATCAACACTGAATGAAATTATGTCTGcatgtttgaatttgattaagGTTTTTTAGGCTTTTTTCATGTTTCAGAATTTGCTATGTGCTGTTCCTGGTTGGAGTTGCCCCCTTTCATGGCTGAATGCACTACACTGACATTTGATAACTAATTTAGTATTGAGATCTTATTTGTATAACTAATTTAGTGATACAAATAAGATTGATAATAGTAGTATAGTAATACATGATCCGTGCTTCATTTTCAATTATTGAGGCAGAGAGCTTCCTTGAGCTTCTTtgatcttatgttttggtttTACTTTTCCTAATTAAGCTCTTGGTGGTACAGTTGAGTTGAGATTGTATTGTGTACATGATTAGTGGCTCATTTgtgtcctcatttgtttttagTCTTACAGTTGCACCACATCATTTAATGTTTATGCTCCTCATTTTCAGGTAATTTCTGTAATTGAGAAACGGGCAGATCAACTTGACTATGTTCTTGTGGATACCCCTGGTCAGATTGAAATATTTACCTGGTCTGCTTCTGGTGCTATCATTACAGAAGCTTTTGCATCTACATTTCCCACTGTAGTTGCCTATGTAGTTGATACACCCCGTTCAGAAGATCCCACCACTTTCATGAGCAACATGTTGTATGCTTGTAGTATCCTCTACAAGACAAGGTTACCTCTCATCTTGACTTTCAACAAGGTTGATGTAGCAGCACATCAGTTTGCTTTGGAGGTATTGTTTATCTATAATgaattttctttagt
This region of Glycine soja cultivar W05 chromosome 17, ASM419377v2, whole genome shotgun sequence genomic DNA includes:
- the LOC114393725 gene encoding GPN-loop GTPase QQT2-like isoform X1, with translation MNADNGSRDAKLDNQHAKDKEKEELTENMNKLHIEGSSSGSGSSSFRRKPVIIIVVGMAGSGKTTLMHRLVCHTHLKDIRGYVVNLDPAVMTLPYAANIDVRDTVKYKEVMKQFNLGPNGGILTSLNLFATKFDEVISVIEKRADQLDYVLVDTPGQIEIFTWSASGAIITEAFASTFPTVVAYVVDTPRSEDPTTFMSNMLYACSILYKTRLPLILTFNKVDVAAHQFALEWMEDFEAFQTAASSDHSYSSTLTQSLSLVLDEFYNNLKSVGVSAVSGVGMEAFFNAVEASAEEYMETYKADLDKRREEKQRLEEDRRKESMDKLRRDMEKSGGETVVLSTGLKDKEASKSMMDEEDEDEEMDDDDDDDLGIYTEEEDAIDEDEDEEVDRFGF
- the LOC114393725 gene encoding GPN-loop GTPase QQT2-like isoform X2, encoding MNKLHIEGSSSGSGSSSFRRKPVIIIVVGMAGSGKTTLMHRLVCHTHLKDIRGYVVNLDPAVMTLPYAANIDVRDTVKYKEVMKQFNLGPNGGILTSLNLFATKFDEVISVIEKRADQLDYVLVDTPGQIEIFTWSASGAIITEAFASTFPTVVAYVVDTPRSEDPTTFMSNMLYACSILYKTRLPLILTFNKVDVAAHQFALEWMEDFEAFQTAASSDHSYSSTLTQSLSLVLDEFYNNLKSVGVSAVSGVGMEAFFNAVEASAEEYMETYKADLDKRREEKQRLEEDRRKESMDKLRRDMEKSGGETVVLSTGLKDKEASKSMMDEEDEDEEMDDDDDDDLGIYTEEEDAIDEDEDEEVDRFGF